A window of the Lolium perenne isolate Kyuss_39 chromosome 7, Kyuss_2.0, whole genome shotgun sequence genome harbors these coding sequences:
- the LOC139833706 gene encoding uncharacterized protein: MECVHDGCGSVVAYNGLHDHELACPHGPCDCTEAGCDFAASPAALIAHLRKIYSICVDMIPYGTAMAFIIQVLAPPEPRRPVFFYGNYGTVFVLHTYTVHPENGCVLASLSVECVRACGRSTR, from the coding sequence ATGGAGTGCGTCCACGACGGGTGTGGGAGCGTGGTCGCCTACAACGGGCTCCACGACCACGAGCTCGCGTGCCCACACGGCCCGTGCGACTGCACAGaggccggctgcgacttcgccgcctcgCCAGCAGCGCTCATCGCCCACCTCAGAAAAATCTATTCGATTTGTGTGGACATGATCCCGTACGGCACCGCGATGGCGTTCATCATCCAGGTGCTGGCACCGCCAGAGCCAAGACGTCCGGTATTCTTCTACGGGAACTATGGTACCGTGTTCGTCTTGCACACATATACAGTCCATCCGGAGAATGGATGCGTGCTGGCCAGCCTATCCGTTGAGTGCGTTcgtgcgtgtggccggagtacAAGGTGA